AGAAGACGAACTTCCATCGGCGAGATTACTTCAAAGAAAACTTGAGGAGCTCGGTTATACCGTATCTGCTGTACTGCAAACGGTGGAAGAATCCATTGAGTGGTTTATGTCAAACAGTGACCCAGACCTCCTTTTTTTGGATATTCAGCTCGCGGATGGGATTTCATTTGACATCCTGGAGCAGGTGAAACCCAGTTCGGCCATTATTTTTACCACCGCATACGATGAATATATGTTGCGTGCTTTTAAACAAAATAGCATCGATTACCTGCTGAAGCCAATTGAAGATGAAGAATTGGAAAATGCAATTGAAAAATTCCGCCAATTTAGACACCCCAATCCTCCGTTCGATCTGGCATCGCTTGAAGCGTTGTTTAGAAACCCTAACCCAACATTTAAGGAACGCTTTACAATCAAAATTGGCCAAAGTCTAAAAGTTGTGACAAGCCAGCAAGTTGAATGCATTTACAGCGAAAACAAAGGCACTTACCTTTATACCAACGAAAATGGAAACTATCTTTTGGATC
The Sphingobacterium multivorum genome window above contains:
- a CDS encoding LytR/AlgR family response regulator transcription factor, with the protein product MKILIIEDELPSARLLQRKLEELGYTVSAVLQTVEESIEWFMSNSDPDLLFLDIQLADGISFDILEQVKPSSAIIFTTAYDEYMLRAFKQNSIDYLLKPIEDEELENAIEKFRQFRHPNPPFDLASLEALFRNPNPTFKERFTIKIGQSLKVVTSQQVECIYSENKGTYLYTNENGNYLLDQTLDALMPQLSPKDFFRINRSTIIQFDAIKNIAVHSNARLKIYLKHYESDELIVSREKVSVFKKWLDN